The genomic DNA CACATCAATAGCCCTGTTGAATCGCGCCGGTTCTGAGTTCATTGGTTATCCAGGTCCATATGGATGTGGCGGCGACGATATTGATGTGATTCTTAAAGACGATGCGGCGCTCAGTGCACATGAGATCTGCTCGGCGACAGCGATACCAGTACTGATTGGGGAGGCTCGTCCTATTGAATCGCTGAGTGTTTTCGATGGTCTGAGTGCAGCCTCTTCCTGGCGTCTCACGGTTGCCGATGACAGTTTGTACGACCAGGGTATTCTTGTTTCAGCCTGTATCGAGATTGGCTGGTCATCTGATTGCAATGGGAATGGAAGTCCAGATGATGTTGATATCGCCAATGGTCTGAGTACTGATTCAGATGGCAATGGCACACCAGATGAATGTGAGCAGTCACCATGCCCTGCTGATTTTGACGGCAGTGGTTATGTTGGTATCGAAGATTTCAGTTACTTCCTCATCGCTTTTGGTTCCCAAGATGCCAATTTCGATCTGGATGGTAGTGGGTCAGTAGATCTCGGTGATTTCAGTCTCTTCTTGGTTGCCTTTGGCTCATCTTGCCCATCGCCTTAGGATCAGGCCCTCCGGGCTGTTACACTTCCAACCCATGACACGCGTTGCGATCGCTAGCCAATCTGAAACCCCAGCTATTGCAGGGGCTGCAATTGCTGATGCAGGAGGCAATGCTGTTGATGCGGCCCTTGCGGCCGTATTTGCCTCTTGGGTTTGTGAACCTGGATATACAGCTCTTGGTAGCGGTGCATTTATGACCGTTTGGTCACCAGAGCAGGGGGCCACGCCCATCTGTCTCGATGGATTTGCTGAAGTACCTGGCCGGCAGGCGGCCAGCATGGAGAATGCTGGCGGGCAACTCATCAAAATGCCATATGGCGTTGGTGTTGAGACAGGTGTCGGTGCTGCTGCAGTGGCGACGCCCGGGGCATTGCTGGCTGCCGAGACACTCTGGCAACGCTGGGGTAAATTGCCATGGGAAGTACTCTTTGAGCCAGCAATTGATCTGGCCCAAACAGGCTTTGTTCTTTCTGAGTCAGTTCATGCTTACTACGAGGCTGGCGCCCATCTGATTTTTTCGCAGACGCCCGATGCAGCGAGAATCTGTATGAAAGCAGATGGCACGATACATTCGGTAGGCACCAACATCACCATGCCCGATCTAGCAGCATCTTTTGAGCTCATTGCGGCAGAAGGTGCGAAGGCATTTTATCGCGGTGATCTTGGCCACCAAATAGGTGCTTGGATGAAAGACAACGGTGGTTTACTTTCAGCAGCTGATCTTGCTGCCTATGAAGTTGGCATTCGACCTTGTCACCAGACGAGGTCTGGAAATTGGATGCTTGCAACCGCGCCACTTCCAGCTATTGGAGGAGAAACGCTGAAGCATTTGGTGGTTGAGCTCAACAAATCAACTCAGCATGGATTTGATTCGGAGAACGTGAATTTCTTTGCCTGTGCTATGAAAGAGATATTTTCTCGGCGTAATGCAATGCTTTATGGAACGAGTCCTTCAGACACGGGTCTTTCTGAAGGCGAGCAACCAATTTCGGAATCAAGTTCTACGAGCCATGTTTCATCAGTTGATTCCGATGGCTTAGCAGTATCTATTACATCATCTTGCGGCTATTCGGCAGGTGTCATTGTCCCTCAAACGGGAATTCTTCTTAACAACATGCTCGGTGAACAAGAGCTTAATGCTGATGCATCGAAACTCACACCGGGTACGAGGATCATGTCAAACATGTCTCCAGTTGTGGCGCATGGTGATGATGGTTCAGTCATCTCACTGGGCGCAGCTGGCTCGCAACGGATTGTCAGTGCGATTGCACGTGTATGGATGGCTCGGGTACTGGATCCAAACCCAGATGCGGCAGGCATTGATGAGGCAGTTGAGGCTGCTCGGTGCCATATGCGGATGCGAGATGATGGTCCATTACTTGTCTATGAGCCAGGCGTTGACGTCTCTCAGTTCGAGGGCGAGACGGAGGCCTTTGATTCACATCACATGTATTTTGGATGTGTACAGGCAGCACAGTTGTCGGCCAACGGACAGCTCACAGCGAAAGCTGATCCAAGGCGGGCCGGTGGCGTTGCTTTGGGTGGGGCATAAGACGTCAGCCACATCTGCGATATCATGGTTGGCATGAGCGACGCACCCAAGCACCAAGATCATCCTTCAATACCTCAGGCAGTCAGCGCTGAAGCGATCAATAAGGCGGCACTTTCGATCGGACAATCGATTGAGGCGGATCCAGCCTCAGAGCATCTATTTAGTCCGCGGCTACCGGATCGTGATCGAATTCTGAACGTCCTCGATCAATTGAGATGGATGTTGTTCCCGGGTTTTTTTGGCCCCCGAGATTTTGGACCTGACGGTCTTCATCATCATTTGAAAAGTCTATTGGAGCGCATCTCAGTAGATTTTCAGGCACAGGTCGAAGCGGCCTTGCGGTATGAAGAGGCCCTCGACGGAAACACTGGTAGTGAGCATTGCTCGGCCCGAGCAATCGAGATTGTTCAAACCATGTTCGAGCGGCTTCCGGAGATTCGCAGGTTATTGAGCTTAGACATGCAGGCCGCATTTGATGGTGATCCTGCGGCACGCCATACCGACGAGACAATACTCTGCTATCCAGGCCTTTACGCCATTAGCGTGCATCGAATTGCTCATGAACTTTTTCTCATGGGTGTTCCTTTAATCCCAAGGATCATGTCAGAGGAAGCTCATAGTAAGACTGGAATCGATATTCACCCTGGTGCTCAGATTGGCGAACGTTTTTTTGTCGATCATGGAACTGGTGTTGTTATTGGTGAGACTGCTGAGATTGGCAGCAACTGCAAGCTGTATCAAGGAGTCACTATTGGTGCTACAGCTTTTCTTCGCGACGAATCCGGTCGACTCAAACGCGGTATCAAGCGCCATCCGACACTCAAAGACAATGTGACTGTTTTTGCTGGGGCCTCGATACTCGGCGGTGCAACGGTGATTGGTGAAGGTTCAGTCATTAATGGCGGTGTGTTTCTGACCCACTCGGTGCCACCAGAGCATATTGTCAGAGCGCCCAAGGCAGATGTGCGTTTACGATCGGCGCCCGGATCGAAAACCCGAAAATCCTAGGCGCTAACTGATGAAGTAACCGAATGATCCGGGTGTGGTACAATGGCCTGTATGAAGCATTTAGCTCATCGCTTAACGAAGAAACAGTTGTTTTTGCAGGGCAAATACCATGGTAAATAAGGACCCATTCGGGGTAATCGAGACGCTGGATACGGCTGTCGGGCCTCGGCGTATTTTTAGTATTCCCAAACTGACGGGGCAGCAGGGCGTAGGCGATCTTGATGCCATGCCATATAGCATCAAGATTCTTCTTGAGTGTTGTCTTCGCCATATTGATGGTGAGATTGTTTCGAAAGAAGATGTACTCAATGTCGCTTCTTATGATGCAACCAATGTACTACCTGTTGAAATTCCATACATGCCCACGCGCGTTCTTCTTCAAGACTTCACAGGCGTGCCAGCAGTCGTTGATTTGGCAGCAATGCGGGATGCAGTCGTTGGATTAACTGGTGATGATGCAAGTGCTCAAAAAGTAAATCCGCTGGTTCGATGCGATCTGGTGATCGATCACTCTGTTCAGGTTGATGCGTTCAATTCTGGAATGGCTTTGACAATTAACTCTGATAAAGAGTTTGAGCGAAATCTTGAGCGATATGAACTTCTAAAGTGGGCCCAAACCGCATTTGATAATTTTCATGTGGTACCGCCTGCAACCGGTATTTGTCACCAGGTTAATCTGGAGTACCTTGGCAAAGTTATCTGGGATGACGGCCAAGACTTGTTTCCCGATAGTCTTGTCGGAACAGATTCACATACAACCATGATCAATGGTTTATCAGTCATGGGTTGGGGCGTTGGTGGTATCGAGGCCGAAGCGGTGATGGTCGGGCAGCCAATCTACATGCTCATTCCGGAAGTCGTTGGTTTTAAATTTACAGGGCATCTTGCAGAAGGCACGACCGCCACGGATCTTGTATTGCGTGTTACTGAAATGTTGCGTGCCCATGGTGTGGTTGGAAAGTTTGTTGAGTACTTTGGCCCAGGATTGGCTGAGATTCCATTGGCAAACCGAGCCACTATTGCGAATATGGCGCCAGAATATGGTGCAACAATGGGCTTCTTTCCGACTGATGAACAGACCCTTAAGTACCTTTCGTTTACCGGGCGTGATGAAAAACACTGCCAAGCCGTAGAGCAGTACTGTAAGGCTCAAGGCCTTTGGCATAAGAGTGATGCGCCGGTGTGTTACTCCAGTACATTAGAACTTGATCTGTCAACTATCGAGCCAGCACTCGCGGGGCCAAAGCGCCCTCAGGATCGCATCAACTTGGCTGATATGAAATCAACTTGGCACGAGGCGAGGCGTGCGACGTTTGGTCATGAGCATCCCGCAGCGGGTGAATCTCAGCGAGGATGGGGTGCCAATGATGGTGGTACCGCAGTTGCTGAGCAGTCACAAGTTGCTCAAGTGAGTTGTCAAGATGAACAGTTTACTTTAGCTGATGGTGCAGTTGTTATCGCTGCGATTACAAGTTGTACAAACACGAGTAATCCAGATGTGATGATTGGCGCCGGTCTGCTGGCGCGAAAAGCAGCAGAGCGAGGGCTGAGCAGAGCGCCATGGGTAAAGACATCGCTCGCTCCTGGATCTAAGGTCGTCACTCAATACCTTGAAAAAGGTAACTTGATGGATGATCTAGAAAAAATGGGCTTTTACCTCGTGGGTTATGGATGCACAACGTGTATTGGCAACTCAGGTCCACTGCCTGAAGCTATCAGTAAAGCAATTAATGATCATGATTTGGTTGCCTGCAGCGTGCTCAGTGGTAATCGAAACTTTGAAGGTCGGATTTCCCCTGATTGCAAGGCAAACTATTTAGCTTCTCCGCCGCTGGTTGTTGCTTACGCAATTGCTGGCACCATCGATATCGATCTCACCTCTGAGCCTCTTGGGCAAGATCCATCAGGTGAGGATGTCTATCTACGCGATATATGGCCAAGTCAGACCGAGGTCGAGGATCTGAAGTCAGTGTGCCTGACGCGGGAGCAGTTTGTCGAGCAGTACAGTGATGTGTTTGATGGGGCAGAAGAATGGCAGTCAATCGAAGTCACTGGTGGCAATCGTTTTGCCTGGTCTGATGACAGTACATACATTCATAATCCGCCATTCTTTGCAGGCATGACCATGGAGGTCTCACCGATTGAACCAATTTACGGCGCTCGAGTGCTTTGTAAATTGGGAACATCGGTCACCACGGATCACATATCGCCAGCAGGTGCTATTGCAACTGATTCACCAGCGGGGCAATGGCTGATTGAGCACGGTGTCGAAAAGTCGATGTTCAATAGCTTTGGCTCTCGTCGCGGCAATGATCTTGTGATGACCAGAGGAACATTCGGAAATATTCGAGTACGTAATGAAATGGCGCCAGGTAAAGAGGGTGGCTTTACGACGGATCTTTTGGATGGAAAAGTGAAGTCCATTTTCGAGGCAAGTTGTCATTACAAGGACGAGGGTATTCCACTCGTTGTGCTGGCCGGGAAAGACTATGGCATGGGTTCGTCACGCGATTGGGCAGCGAAGGGGACGATGCTTTTAGGTGTGCGAGCAGTTATTGCTGAAAGCTTTGAGCGTATTCACCGCAGCAACCTTATTGGTATGGGGGTGGTGCCTCTTTGCTTCAAAGATGGGCAAAGTGCTGAGACCCTAGGATTAGATGGCAGTGAAACATTTAGCATTGAAATAGATGACCAAGTAAAACCGCGGCAAGATATCAAGGTCACTGCTACAAAATCAGATGGCACCAATGTCGACTTTAGTACAAGCTGCCGACTCGATACACCTGTAGAAGTGACGTACTACCGTAACGGTGGAATTCTTCAGACGGTGCTGAGGCGTATGGCATCTTCATAGTGATGTGCCCGGTTTCGTAAGTACAGCGACCATTTTCTTTTCGAGCCTGAGCACAAAAAGAACGAGCCCATCTTTGCCACTCATTGGAAGTGTTGCCGAGACCGCATCAGGATCAACGGCTTTCCCACGAGTACGCACGGTGCTGACCTTGTATTCATTTTTATTAAGCCAGAGGCGCACGTTCCTCGTTCGCCATGGCATGAGGTGTACGACTTCGTAAGTACGCAGCCATGGTGAGCGGACCGGTGTATCACTTGTCAGGAGTCCAAGGCCAGGTGCGGCTTCAAAAAGGCATTCGCGTTCTGGGAGGCAGCCTAAAAGACCAGCTCGCTCAAGGGCTGGATCAGCTTCGAACAACAGCCCATCGATCCCAGGCTGTGCTCGAAAACGCGGCCGTTGTGGGATGCCACTGAGAGAAATGCCAGCTGAGACATTGGTGGCTGTGTAGTGGCCAGGATGGTGGGCCAATGTCCCTCGCCACCAGGTGGTTTCATAGAGACGCCTGCCGTCACCAATCACTTCAACCTCATCGGTTTTTGAGAGGGGTATTTGTTCGAAGTCAACGCCTGGTCCTAGTTTGATGGCTGCTTGGGGTAGTAATTGAGTGAGGCCCCTAATCGTTTCATCGCCCGGGATTAAGTCAGCATAATTCCAGAGGCGTTTGCCATGGAGGCGTCTACTGGGATCAATGTGCCAGGCATCAGACTGCTTAATGCTGGCCTGCGCGCTTGAATCAGTTATGTCGAGCTCGCGCGCTGGGCAATGCGCATTATGTTCTGTCATCCAAACGCGAGTCGGGTCAATATCGAAGCCGGTGACTTTCGTCACGCGGGCTAATTCAATGGCATCGCCGCCGATTCCACAACACAGATCAGCGACCTGTCCCAGATCAGTGAAACGAGCCGCTTTATGTCTTGCGATCGCTGTACCTGAAGCTTGCTCAACACCCTCGATATCAGCGATGAGCCGCTGAGGATCTTCGAACTTACTGGTGGCACGAGCTCGTGCATCGAGTAGTTTCATCGCTGCTGAGATCTGCTCCAATGACCATGTCTTGCGGAGCTTCGTGAGGCCTGCAACATCATGCTGATCAATCTTTGCAGCCGCCTCAATGAGCTGGCAGCCGTCTTGGGTTGCCAGATATTGCCAAAGCGCTAGCCGGAGTTGTTGTGGAGAGGCGTTCAAATCACTTCCATGCTAACGAGCCTGAGAGAATTGGCGAAGGTATCAACGCAGCCTAGCTGTGATTTGACGCTCGCCTGTGAAGTCAGGGATATGCAAAAATGCACTGTTTATTTCCAACAGCGTTCTTGAGTTGTCTATGAAAGAGCCATGAGTTGGATCATGGACGCATTGGATATTTGGCTTGGATTCACGCAGCCTTATGCCCGCCTAGAGGTGGCACAGGCCGGCTTTGAGGCAGATCGTGTGATGGACTATTGCCCATGCTGCGGTAGCAGTGTTGGGCGCGGTGAGGTTCATGTCTGGAAGGATCGTTTGTGTTGTACAGAATGTCGGTATCGGGTTCATGCAGTCAGTCGGGTCATTCGACTCGGGCCTTATTGTTCACCGCTGCGTCCTTGGATATTGCAGATCAAGTTCCACCGGTGGGAACCCCTTGCTCAAGAGCTGGGACGCTGCCTTGCGCAACAGGTTCGAGATCGATACCGCCAACAAGCTAAGGCCATGGTTGTGGTACCGATTCCCATGTCGCCATGGCGTCATCTGGTGCGAGGTATTGATCACACCCACATCTTGGCACAGGCGGTGGCGAAAGAGTTGGGGGCCCCCTTAGAGAGACCGCTCTCTGTTCGCTGGGGCTGCTCTAGGCGACCCCAGGCCGGATTGTCGTCGTCACTTCGCCGACGAATGCCTGCGACTCGTTGGCGACTATCAAAGCGTCTGGTGGGGACGATTCGCAATAGGCATATCTTGCTTATTGATGACGTTCTTACCACTGGAGCGACGCTGAATACGGCTGCAGGGGCGATGAGGGCAGCCAGCCCCAGATCGATCACAGCAGCCGTACTTGCGGTGTCTGATAGGGGCCGTGGGGGAGCTAAAATATCTAAATGACCCAGAAGGCGAACCAGTCGCTGGTTTGGTCCGTATATATCAGGTTGCCCATATTTCCTGGCAAGGTTGACACCTCGCATAGCCTGGGTACTATTGTCGTTCTGGCCCGCTGGCGCGATGCAGCGGGTCTCGCCATTCTATAGGCGTTGAGCCAGCGATCGGTGCTGGTTCGGATTGCTCTTTGAAAAGTGAACAGCCAAATAAGCTACGCGGGTGTGATCATTTCATGACAAACAGCACAGTTGTCATTGAAATGTGAAACCCCAATTCGGTAATCAATTTTCACAGATTGATTACCACCCCTTGAGCAACCGCGTGTTCGTAACGCCAATCATGTTGATTGACTGTTGCTGGTTTCTCAAGGTGCTTTAGTAAAGCAGGGTGGACTAGCCGTCCACCCACATCGTGCATGTAAGTGTGCGATGTAGACCGCGGGCAGCAATAGCTGTCCGTACCAGGTCTACTTTTCAAGATCGTTTTCATGTTGCTTGCAACATGTAGACAACGAATAAAAATTGAAGAGTTTGATCCTGGCTCAGATTGAACGCTGGCGGCATGGCTAAAACATGCAAGTCGAACGGTTAAAGCCCCTTCGGGGGTGTATAGAGTGGCGAAAGGGCGAGGAATACGTTTCTACGTACCCCGAGGTCAGGGATAGCCCAGGGAAACCTGGTGTAATACCTGATGTGGTCTCCGGATCAAAGATTTATCGCCTTGGGAGCGGGGAACGTCCTATCAGGTTGTTGGTGAGGTAACGGCTCACCAAGCCTTAGACGGGTAGCGGGTGTGA from Phycisphaerales bacterium includes the following:
- a CDS encoding GC-type dockerin domain-anchored protein; protein product: MRKLPLSLGLTLLLPSLGLADLANDCVSPAIAIPDGFASGVMVDLAPVNCREGCVVTAVNVSLEINHPWIGDLVVTLEHVDTGTSIALLNRAGSEFIGYPGPYGCGGDDIDVILKDDAALSAHEICSATAIPVLIGEARPIESLSVFDGLSAASSWRLTVADDSLYDQGILVSACIEIGWSSDCNGNGSPDDVDIANGLSTDSDGNGTPDECEQSPCPADFDGSGYVGIEDFSYFLIAFGSQDANFDLDGSGSVDLGDFSLFLVAFGSSCPSP
- a CDS encoding gamma-glutamyltransferase, with the protein product MTRVAIASQSETPAIAGAAIADAGGNAVDAALAAVFASWVCEPGYTALGSGAFMTVWSPEQGATPICLDGFAEVPGRQAASMENAGGQLIKMPYGVGVETGVGAAAVATPGALLAAETLWQRWGKLPWEVLFEPAIDLAQTGFVLSESVHAYYEAGAHLIFSQTPDAARICMKADGTIHSVGTNITMPDLAASFELIAAEGAKAFYRGDLGHQIGAWMKDNGGLLSAADLAAYEVGIRPCHQTRSGNWMLATAPLPAIGGETLKHLVVELNKSTQHGFDSENVNFFACAMKEIFSRRNAMLYGTSPSDTGLSEGEQPISESSSTSHVSSVDSDGLAVSITSSCGYSAGVIVPQTGILLNNMLGEQELNADASKLTPGTRIMSNMSPVVAHGDDGSVISLGAAGSQRIVSAIARVWMARVLDPNPDAAGIDEAVEAARCHMRMRDDGPLLVYEPGVDVSQFEGETEAFDSHHMYFGCVQAAQLSANGQLTAKADPRRAGGVALGGA
- the acnA gene encoding aconitate hydratase AcnA, yielding MVNKDPFGVIETLDTAVGPRRIFSIPKLTGQQGVGDLDAMPYSIKILLECCLRHIDGEIVSKEDVLNVASYDATNVLPVEIPYMPTRVLLQDFTGVPAVVDLAAMRDAVVGLTGDDASAQKVNPLVRCDLVIDHSVQVDAFNSGMALTINSDKEFERNLERYELLKWAQTAFDNFHVVPPATGICHQVNLEYLGKVIWDDGQDLFPDSLVGTDSHTTMINGLSVMGWGVGGIEAEAVMVGQPIYMLIPEVVGFKFTGHLAEGTTATDLVLRVTEMLRAHGVVGKFVEYFGPGLAEIPLANRATIANMAPEYGATMGFFPTDEQTLKYLSFTGRDEKHCQAVEQYCKAQGLWHKSDAPVCYSSTLELDLSTIEPALAGPKRPQDRINLADMKSTWHEARRATFGHEHPAAGESQRGWGANDGGTAVAEQSQVAQVSCQDEQFTLADGAVVIAAITSCTNTSNPDVMIGAGLLARKAAERGLSRAPWVKTSLAPGSKVVTQYLEKGNLMDDLEKMGFYLVGYGCTTCIGNSGPLPEAISKAINDHDLVACSVLSGNRNFEGRISPDCKANYLASPPLVVAYAIAGTIDIDLTSEPLGQDPSGEDVYLRDIWPSQTEVEDLKSVCLTREQFVEQYSDVFDGAEEWQSIEVTGGNRFAWSDDSTYIHNPPFFAGMTMEVSPIEPIYGARVLCKLGTSVTTDHISPAGAIATDSPAGQWLIEHGVEKSMFNSFGSRRGNDLVMTRGTFGNIRVRNEMAPGKEGGFTTDLLDGKVKSIFEASCHYKDEGIPLVVLAGKDYGMGSSRDWAAKGTMLLGVRAVIAESFERIHRSNLIGMGVVPLCFKDGQSAETLGLDGSETFSIEIDDQVKPRQDIKVTATKSDGTNVDFSTSCRLDTPVEVTYYRNGGILQTVLRRMASS
- a CDS encoding phosphoribosyltransferase family protein, giving the protein MSWIMDALDIWLGFTQPYARLEVAQAGFEADRVMDYCPCCGSSVGRGEVHVWKDRLCCTECRYRVHAVSRVIRLGPYCSPLRPWILQIKFHRWEPLAQELGRCLAQQVRDRYRQQAKAMVVVPIPMSPWRHLVRGIDHTHILAQAVAKELGAPLERPLSVRWGCSRRPQAGLSSSLRRRMPATRWRLSKRLVGTIRNRHILLIDDVLTTGATLNTAAGAMRAASPRSITAAVLAVSDRGRGGAKISK